The following are from one region of the Amedibacterium intestinale genome:
- a CDS encoding IS3 family transposase (programmed frameshift), protein MAKLTREQKIELYKKRKQGETVSSLSKEYQIKSSKINYLVRLIDRHGFDILRSNKNNYYSPELKLEIINKVLIDGQSSTSTAIEFGLTSDGLLNNWINSYKENGYVIVEKKKGRPSTMNKENQFNKKYEDMSPEEKIKYLENKNQYLEAENEYLKKLRAAVQKRKNQQSKKVTIVCELQLKYSLKILLKISGLKRSTYYYTLSKTNKDMKNDEIMNIIIHIFYTHKERYGYRRITLELRNMGYTINHKKVKRLMSIMGLYGQTPKARYKSYKGDMNGTTKNLLLSKVVDEEKHKTYYDRNFNTTRCNEIWSTDVSEFHIAAGKLYLSPILDLHNREIVSFNISKSPNFEQIKDMLKQAFDKYDNLEGLKFHSDQGWQYQMQSYHEMLEEKRIQQSMSRKGNCLDNSPMENFFGRMKNEMFYGYEYSFKTLDDLKVAMEEYIDYYNTQRITAKLKGLTPVQYRNQSLITA, encoded by the exons ATGGCAAAACTGACAAGAGAACAAAAAATAGAATTATATAAAAAACGAAAACAAGGAGAAACTGTATCGTCTTTATCTAAAGAATATCAAATAAAATCTAGTAAGATTAATTATTTAGTTAGATTAATAGATAGACATGGATTTGATATTTTAAGATCTAACAAAAATAATTATTATTCACCAGAATTGAAATTAGAAATTATTAATAAAGTCCTTATTGACGGTCAATCATCAACGAGTACAGCTATTGAATTTGGTTTGACTAGTGATGGATTATTAAATAACTGGATTAACTCGTACAAAGAGAATGGATATGTTATAGTAGAAAAAAAGAAAGGAAGACCATCTACTATGAACAAAGAAAATCAATTCAATAAAAAATATGAAGATATGTCACCTGAAGAAAAAATAAAATATCTTGAAAATAAAAATCAGTATCTAGAAGCAGAGAATGAATACTTAAAAAAGCTGCGTGCTGCAGTTCAGAAAAGGAAAAATCAACAATCGAAG AAAGTAACGATTGTTTGTGAACTGCAGCTTAAATATTCATTAAAGATTCTTCTTAAAATATCAGGATTAAAACGTTCAACTTATTACTACACATTATCAAAGACTAACAAAGATATGAAAAATGATGAAATAATGAATATTATCATCCATATCTTTTATACACATAAGGAACGATATGGGTATCGTAGAATAACTTTGGAGCTAAGAAATATGGGTTATACGATCAATCATAAGAAAGTCAAACGATTAATGTCTATAATGGGATTATATGGACAAACACCAAAAGCAAGATATAAATCATATAAAGGCGATATGAATGGTACAACAAAAAATTTATTACTTAGTAAAGTAGTAGACGAAGAAAAACATAAAACATATTATGATAGAAACTTCAATACAACAAGATGCAATGAAATATGGTCTACAGATGTATCAGAGTTTCATATAGCAGCAGGCAAGCTTTATCTATCACCGATATTAGATTTGCATAATCGAGAAATAGTATCATTCAATATATCAAAAAGTCCAAATTTTGAACAAATAAAAGATATGCTTAAACAAGCATTTGATAAATATGACAATTTAGAAGGATTGAAATTTCATAGCGATCAGGGCTGGCAATATCAGATGCAGTCATATCATGAAATGCTTGAAGAAAAAAGAATTCAACAATCGATGTCAAGGAAAGGGAACTGTTTAGATAATTCACCAATGGAGAATTTTTTTGGAAGGATGAAGAATGAAATGTTTTATGGGTATGAATATAGTTTTAAAACATTAGATGATTTAAAGGTTGCGATGGAAGAATATATTGATTATTATAATACACAAAGAATAACAGCAAAATTAAAAGGACTAACTCCTGTCCAATACAGGAATCAATCCTTAATAACTGCTTAA
- a CDS encoding magnesium transporter CorA family protein produces the protein MLEFYKTFEDGITKKIDAPQHGCWISAIAPTQQEIDYLINEIGVLPEFVKASLDEEESSHIDYDDDEAQTLVIVDYPNADEDDAADENTLLYTTLPLGVVIMKGYIVTICLYDNLNIEDMAKGRIRGMNTDMKTRFLLLLLLKIAQRFLIYLRQIDRVSSRTEKRLHQSMRNQELIQMLGLEKSLVYFSTSLKTDEVTLNKIMRGKLIKLYEEDQDLLEDVLIEIHQAIEMCNIYSNILSGTMDAFASVISNNLNIVMKVLTVITIVMAIPNIIFSFYGMNVNGFDGTMWWIPALIAIVACIIATLIFKKKDMFH, from the coding sequence ATGTTAGAATTTTACAAAACTTTTGAAGATGGAATTACAAAAAAAATAGATGCGCCGCAGCATGGATGCTGGATTAGCGCAATTGCTCCTACACAGCAGGAAATTGATTATCTGATTAATGAAATTGGTGTCTTGCCTGAATTCGTAAAAGCTTCCTTAGATGAAGAAGAAAGTTCACATATTGACTATGATGATGATGAAGCACAAACATTAGTTATTGTCGATTATCCAAATGCCGATGAAGATGATGCAGCGGATGAAAATACCTTGTTATATACAACACTTCCATTAGGGGTTGTTATTATGAAGGGTTATATTGTAACGATTTGTTTATATGATAATTTAAATATCGAAGATATGGCAAAAGGAAGAATACGTGGCATGAATACAGATATGAAAACACGATTCCTGCTTTTACTGTTATTAAAAATCGCACAGCGTTTCTTGATTTATTTGCGTCAGATTGATCGTGTATCTTCACGTACGGAAAAACGTCTGCATCAATCCATGCGTAATCAGGAACTTATTCAAATGCTTGGATTAGAGAAATCTCTTGTTTATTTCTCTACTTCACTAAAAACAGATGAGGTTACTTTAAATAAGATCATGCGTGGTAAGTTAATCAAACTTTATGAGGAAGATCAGGATTTACTGGAAGATGTTTTGATTGAAATTCACCAGGCAATTGAAATGTGTAATATTTATTCCAACATCTTATCTGGAACAATGGATGCTTTTGCTTCTGTTATTTCCAATAACTTAAATATCGTGATGAAGGTTTTAACGGTTATCACCATCGTAATGGCAATTCCAAACATCATTTTCAGTTTCTATGGAATGAACGTAAATGGATTTGATGGCACTATGTGGTGGATTCCAGCATTGATTGCGATAGTCGCATGTATTATTGCTACATTGATTTTCAAAAAGAAAGATATGTTTCATTAA
- a CDS encoding IS1182 family transposase gives MAMTKRNGKNDTIILNTIEELIPQDHDVRMLDNCIDWSFIYPLVENLYSDVGRPSIDPVVLFKMIFINIIFGIGSMRKTCKEIQVNLAYRWFLGISMDEKVPNYSTWSQNYIRRYSNSEVFEKIFDQILKQAISYGFVDMETVYGDSTHQKANANKNKYTDEEVEIMKKIYENDLLDEINRDREEHGKKPIKKNEKEELNFDEETGKLKRDIQTKHIKISKTDSESGCFHKGEKEKCFAYSHQTFCDRNGFVLASVCVAGNVHDSVSFFSAYKVLNDKYMDQIKNVCLDAGYITPAICKTVLENGQKMYAPYKRPMTKKGYYKKYEYVYDEGYDCYLCPNNKVLSYSTTNKLGYKEYKSNPKDCENCPLRGRCTSSKNFQKVVTRHVWEEYREEVMDEIRHTPEWKEIYPRRKESIERVFADCKEHHTLRYTRLRGLQKNQHQSLMIFACYNLKRMSRWRWKNLSKTAQNLIKSTILNYFKKKEKRYLFISTTLSTICNKKTSKRGFFV, from the coding sequence ATGGCAATGACAAAAAGAAATGGAAAAAATGATACTATCATACTGAATACAATAGAAGAATTAATACCACAGGATCATGATGTTAGAATGTTAGACAACTGTATTGACTGGAGTTTTATCTACCCTCTTGTAGAAAATCTTTACAGTGATGTTGGAAGACCAAGCATAGACCCTGTGGTTCTTTTTAAAATGATCTTCATCAATATTATTTTCGGAATAGGTTCAATGAGAAAGACTTGTAAAGAAATACAAGTAAATCTTGCATATCGCTGGTTTCTGGGAATCTCCATGGATGAAAAGGTACCAAATTATTCTACCTGGAGTCAAAATTATATCCGAAGATATAGTAACAGCGAAGTATTTGAAAAAATATTTGATCAGATATTGAAACAGGCAATCTCTTATGGCTTTGTAGATATGGAAACTGTATATGGAGACTCCACACATCAAAAGGCAAATGCGAATAAAAACAAGTATACAGATGAAGAAGTTGAAATTATGAAGAAGATATATGAAAACGATCTGCTGGATGAGATAAACAGGGATCGTGAGGAACATGGGAAGAAACCAATTAAAAAAAACGAAAAAGAAGAATTAAATTTTGATGAAGAAACGGGAAAACTGAAAAGGGACATACAAACAAAGCATATCAAAATCAGTAAAACAGATTCGGAGAGTGGCTGTTTCCATAAAGGTGAAAAAGAAAAATGTTTTGCTTATTCACATCAAACATTTTGCGATAGAAATGGATTTGTACTGGCAAGCGTATGTGTTGCGGGAAACGTACATGACAGCGTGTCTTTCTTTTCAGCGTATAAAGTATTAAACGATAAATATATGGATCAAATAAAAAATGTATGTCTGGATGCGGGCTATATAACACCGGCAATTTGTAAGACGGTATTAGAAAATGGGCAAAAAATGTATGCGCCTTATAAAAGACCAATGACAAAGAAAGGATATTATAAGAAGTACGAGTATGTATATGATGAAGGATATGACTGTTATCTGTGTCCAAATAATAAGGTGCTGTCATACAGCACGACAAACAAGCTTGGATATAAAGAATACAAATCAAATCCAAAGGATTGTGAGAACTGTCCTTTAAGAGGAAGATGTACATCATCAAAGAACTTTCAGAAAGTAGTGACACGTCATGTATGGGAGGAATACCGAGAGGAGGTAATGGATGAGATACGACATACACCGGAATGGAAAGAAATCTATCCAAGGCGTAAAGAAAGCATAGAGAGGGTGTTCGCAGACTGTAAAGAACATCACACGTTGAGATATACCAGGTTAAGAGGACTACAAAAAAATCAGCATCAGTCGCTGATGATTTTTGCGTGTTATAATCTAAAAAGAATGTCCAGATGGAGGTGGAAAAACCTCTCTAAAACTGCACAAAATCTAATAAAAAGCACAATTTTAAATTATTTTAAGAAAAAAGAAAAGCGATACTTGTTTATAAGTACCACTTTGTCAACAATCTGTAACAAAAAAACCTCTAAAAGAGGATTTTTTGTTTAA
- a CDS encoding DJ-1/PfpI family protein: MSVLCILTNGFEELEAVGTIALFRRAGIQIDVCAISDTKASGRFELTFSDIKNLDDVDYKSYDALFFPGGPHYQKLEQNEYVMSILKYFMENNKIVAAICAAPTILGRQGYLKDRNYTCFTSMNEDFGGTYVDQYTVSDGNLITGRSAAASIDFAFAFMEKLIGKEKCEEVKTSIYY; encoded by the coding sequence ATGTCTGTATTATGTATACTAACAAACGGATTTGAAGAATTAGAAGCAGTAGGTACAATTGCATTATTTCGAAGAGCAGGTATTCAAATTGATGTGTGTGCCATTTCTGATACAAAAGCGAGTGGAAGATTTGAATTAACTTTCTCAGATATCAAAAATCTTGATGATGTTGATTATAAAAGTTATGATGCTTTATTTTTCCCAGGAGGTCCACATTATCAGAAACTGGAACAAAATGAATATGTAATGTCTATTTTAAAATATTTTATGGAAAACAATAAAATTGTTGCGGCTATATGCGCTGCTCCTACTATTTTAGGAAGACAGGGATATTTAAAAGATAGAAACTATACATGTTTTACTTCTATGAATGAAGATTTTGGAGGTACTTATGTAGATCAGTATACGGTAAGCGATGGAAATTTAATTACGGGAAGAAGTGCTGCTGCCTCTATTGATTTTGCTTTCGCTTTTATGGAAAAGCTGATCGGAAAAGAAAAATGTGAAGAAGTCAAAACTTCTATTTATTATTAA
- a CDS encoding alanine/glycine:cation symporter family protein, whose protein sequence is MNVLNIIENVMHQLVWGDFMVVFLLGCGILLMVSCKFLPFTKAGLIFRKTLGSFGKQGTNGITAFQAVSTALAGTLGVGSIVGVSTAISMGGPGSLFWMCVGAIPGMMSKYGEVVLAVYYREYHHQKGYLGGAMTTLKNGCHLPVLGLLFCAFCILASFGIGNLIPSQTITQTIQEFLPVPSLAVGVILAYLVYKVLVGKSKGIMKWNERIIPIASIFYLGACVYLIVRHASSLPSVCSFIWKNAFSFHSICGGVAGKAVQYGISRGVFSNEAGMGSSPLSYASVEDANPVEQGFWGIFEVFFDTLVVLLSGFVLLSSPVYGSGTEGVDLLVACFRDGFGNAGGILFAISLLFFAFPSILGWYYYASVCISYVSKGDFLLKIYRFVFLFLLMFGGMLDVGFVWGLADVFNALMAFPNLISLVLLYKIVVKLTKEYMEKTGK, encoded by the coding sequence GTGAATGTTTTAAACATAATAGAAAATGTAATGCATCAACTTGTATGGGGAGATTTTATGGTTGTTTTTCTTTTAGGGTGTGGAATTCTGCTTATGGTTTCCTGTAAATTTCTTCCATTTACAAAAGCAGGCTTGATTTTTCGTAAAACACTAGGTTCTTTTGGAAAACAGGGAACAAATGGAATTACAGCTTTTCAGGCAGTTTCCACAGCATTGGCAGGGACGCTTGGAGTGGGAAGCATCGTAGGTGTATCAACGGCTATTTCCATGGGTGGTCCAGGTTCCTTGTTTTGGATGTGTGTTGGTGCAATACCTGGTATGATGAGCAAGTATGGAGAAGTTGTATTGGCTGTATATTATCGTGAATATCATCATCAAAAAGGATATTTGGGCGGGGCAATGACTACTTTAAAAAATGGATGTCATCTTCCAGTGCTGGGACTTCTTTTTTGTGCGTTTTGTATTCTTGCCTCTTTTGGGATTGGAAATCTAATACCATCACAAACCATTACCCAAACGATACAAGAATTTTTACCAGTTCCATCTTTGGCTGTAGGAGTGATACTGGCTTATCTTGTTTATAAAGTTCTTGTGGGAAAATCAAAAGGAATTATGAAATGGAATGAAAGAATTATCCCAATAGCTTCAATTTTCTATCTTGGTGCCTGCGTATATCTGATTGTACGTCATGCATCTTCTTTGCCATCTGTATGTTCTTTTATATGGAAGAATGCCTTCTCATTCCATAGCATTTGTGGAGGAGTGGCAGGAAAAGCAGTGCAGTATGGAATCAGTCGAGGTGTATTTTCAAATGAAGCAGGAATGGGAAGTTCTCCTTTATCTTATGCAAGTGTAGAAGATGCCAATCCTGTTGAACAGGGATTTTGGGGTATTTTTGAAGTGTTTTTTGATACTCTTGTTGTTTTATTAAGTGGATTTGTATTGTTGAGCAGTCCGGTATATGGAAGTGGGACAGAGGGAGTTGATTTACTGGTTGCCTGTTTTCGTGATGGCTTTGGTAATGCAGGAGGAATTTTGTTTGCGATATCTCTTTTGTTTTTTGCCTTTCCCTCTATTCTTGGATGGTATTATTATGCAAGTGTATGTATATCTTATGTAAGCAAGGGGGATTTCCTTTTAAAAATATATCGTTTTGTATTTCTTTTTCTGCTTATGTTTGGAGGTATGCTGGATGTAGGTTTCGTATGGGGATTAGCAGATGTGTTTAATGCATTGATGGCCTTTCCAAATCTAATTTCTCTAGTACTTTTATATAAAATTGTGGTAAAATTAACAAAAGAATATATGGAAAAAACAGGGAAGTGA